A genomic region of Serratia fonticola contains the following coding sequences:
- the nirD gene encoding nitrite reductase small subunit NirD codes for MSQWITVCPLADILPGTGVCALIGNQQVAVFRPYDDEQLFAISNIDPFAQASVLSRGLIAEHQGELWVASPLKKQHFRLRDGYCLEEESRSVASFTSRVVDGLVQVAMQ; via the coding sequence ATGAGCCAGTGGATCACCGTTTGCCCGCTCGCAGATATTTTGCCTGGAACCGGCGTCTGCGCGCTGATTGGCAACCAACAGGTGGCGGTATTCCGCCCCTATGACGATGAACAACTGTTCGCGATCAGCAATATCGATCCGTTCGCCCAGGCCAGCGTACTTTCTCGCGGCCTGATTGCCGAACATCAGGGTGAGCTATGGGTCGCCAGCCCACTGAAAAAACAGCATTTCCGCCTGCGCGATGGCTACTGCCTGGAAGAGGAAAGCCGCTCCGTGGCCAGCTTCACCAGCCGGGTGGTCGACGGCCTGGTTCAGGTGGCTATGCAGTAA
- the nirB gene encoding nitrite reductase large subunit NirB has protein sequence MRRVQLAVIGNGMVGHRFIEDLLEKADKDQFEITVFCEEPRIAYDRVHLSSYFSHHTAEELSLVREGFYEKQGVNVLVGERAITINRAEKVIHSNSGRTVYYDKLIMATGSYPWIPPIKGSESQDCFVYRTIEDLNAIESCARRSKRGAVVGGGLLGLEAAGALKSLGVETHVIEFAPMLMAEQLDAMGGDQLRRKIERMGVKVHTGKNTTEIVNGGKSARKTMHFADGSELEVDFIVFSTGIRPQDKLAHQCGLATAPRGGIAINDCCQTSDPDVYAIGECASWQQRTFGLVAPGYKMAQVAADHLLNRENSFQGADMSAKLKLLGVDVGGIGDAHARTEGARSYVYLDESKEVYKRLIVSADNKTLLGAVLVGDTSDYGNLLQLALNNIELPENPDSLILPAHAGSKPAIGVDSLPDSAQICSCFDVSKGDIIKAVNMGCHTVAAIKSETKAGTGCGGCVPLITQVLNAELSKQGIEVNNHLCEHFAYSRQELYHLIRVEGIKTFEALLAKYGKGYGCEVCKPTVGSLLASCWNEYILKPQHTPLQDTNDNFLGNIQKDGTYSVIPRSAGGEITPDGLLAIGQIAKEYRLYTKMTGSMRIGMFGAQKDDLPAIWSKLIAAGFETGHAYAKALRMAKTCVGSTWCRYGVGDSVGFGVQLEHRYKGIRTPHKMKFGVSGCTRECAEAQGKDVGIIATENGWNLYVCGNGGMKPRHADLLAADLDNETLMRYLDRFMMFYIRTGDKLQRTSVWLESLEGGIDYLRSVIIDDKLGINAQLEAEIARLREAVICEWKETLEQPQSQVRFAHFINSSQRDPNVQVVPERDQHRPARPDERIPFTLVETEENNA, from the coding sequence ATGCGCAGAGTCCAACTCGCTGTTATCGGTAACGGTATGGTCGGCCACCGTTTTATCGAAGATCTGCTGGAAAAAGCAGACAAAGACCAGTTTGAAATCACCGTCTTTTGTGAAGAACCCCGTATCGCCTACGATCGCGTGCATCTCTCTTCTTATTTTTCTCATCATACCGCTGAAGAGCTTTCGCTGGTTCGCGAAGGCTTTTACGAAAAACAGGGTGTGAACGTGCTGGTAGGCGAACGTGCCATTACCATTAACCGCGCAGAAAAAGTGATCCACTCCAATAGTGGTCGTACGGTGTATTACGACAAGCTGATCATGGCGACCGGCTCATATCCGTGGATCCCGCCAATCAAAGGATCGGAGAGCCAGGATTGCTTTGTTTATCGCACGATTGAAGATCTCAATGCCATCGAGTCCTGCGCCCGCCGCAGCAAACGCGGCGCGGTAGTCGGCGGTGGCCTGCTCGGCCTGGAAGCCGCCGGTGCACTGAAAAGCCTGGGTGTTGAAACCCATGTTATCGAATTTGCTCCAATGCTGATGGCAGAACAGCTCGACGCGATGGGCGGTGACCAGCTACGCCGCAAGATCGAACGCATGGGTGTCAAAGTCCATACCGGTAAAAATACCACCGAGATCGTCAACGGTGGGAAAAGCGCACGCAAAACCATGCACTTTGCCGACGGCAGCGAGCTGGAAGTCGACTTTATCGTGTTCTCAACCGGCATCCGCCCACAGGATAAACTGGCCCATCAATGCGGTTTGGCTACGGCCCCTCGCGGCGGTATTGCGATCAATGACTGTTGCCAGACTTCCGATCCGGATGTTTACGCCATTGGTGAATGCGCCTCTTGGCAACAGCGCACCTTCGGCCTGGTCGCCCCAGGTTACAAAATGGCGCAGGTCGCAGCCGACCATCTGCTTAACCGTGAGAATAGCTTCCAGGGCGCGGATATGAGCGCCAAATTAAAGCTCCTGGGTGTGGATGTCGGTGGCATTGGTGATGCCCATGCGCGCACCGAAGGGGCCCGCAGCTACGTCTATCTGGACGAAAGCAAAGAGGTTTATAAACGCCTCATCGTCAGCGCAGACAACAAGACGCTGCTGGGTGCGGTGCTGGTCGGGGATACCAGTGACTACGGCAATCTGCTTCAGTTGGCATTGAATAATATTGAATTACCAGAAAACCCGGATAGCCTGATCCTGCCGGCCCACGCCGGCAGTAAACCGGCCATCGGCGTGGACTCGTTGCCGGACAGCGCACAAATCTGTTCCTGCTTCGACGTCAGCAAAGGCGATATTATCAAAGCGGTGAACATGGGTTGCCATACCGTGGCGGCCATCAAGTCAGAGACCAAAGCCGGTACCGGCTGCGGCGGCTGCGTTCCCCTGATTACCCAGGTCTTGAATGCGGAACTGAGCAAGCAAGGCATCGAAGTCAACAATCACCTGTGTGAACATTTTGCTTACTCACGTCAGGAGCTATACCACCTGATCCGCGTTGAAGGTATCAAAACCTTCGAAGCGCTGTTGGCAAAATACGGCAAAGGTTACGGTTGCGAAGTTTGTAAACCCACCGTCGGTTCCCTGCTGGCATCCTGCTGGAACGAGTATATCCTCAAGCCGCAGCATACGCCGTTGCAGGACACCAATGACAATTTCCTGGGCAACATCCAGAAAGATGGCACCTATTCTGTGATCCCCCGCTCTGCCGGTGGTGAAATCACCCCTGATGGCCTGCTGGCTATCGGCCAGATTGCCAAAGAATACCGCCTGTATACCAAGATGACCGGTTCTATGCGCATCGGCATGTTCGGCGCGCAAAAAGACGACCTGCCAGCTATCTGGAGCAAACTGATCGCCGCCGGTTTCGAAACGGGCCATGCCTATGCCAAAGCCCTGCGCATGGCGAAAACCTGCGTCGGCAGCACCTGGTGCCGCTATGGCGTCGGTGACAGCGTCGGCTTCGGCGTTCAGCTTGAGCACCGCTACAAGGGCATCCGTACCCCGCACAAAATGAAGTTTGGTGTCTCTGGCTGTACCCGTGAATGTGCCGAAGCACAGGGCAAAGACGTTGGCATTATTGCCACCGAAAACGGCTGGAACCTTTATGTCTGCGGCAATGGCGGGATGAAACCACGTCATGCTGACCTGCTGGCGGCCGATCTCGATAATGAAACCCTGATGCGTTACCTCGATCGCTTTATGATGTTCTACATCCGCACCGGCGATAAGTTGCAGCGAACCTCGGTCTGGTTGGAAAGCCTGGAAGGCGGCATCGACTATCTGCGTAGCGTGATTATTGACGACAAACTGGGCATCAACGCGCAGTTGGAAGCAGAAATTGCCCGCCTGCGAGAAGCGGTGATCTGTGAATGGAAAGAAACCCTTGAGCAGCCACAATCGCAAGTGCGCTTCGCTCACTTCATCAACAGCAGCCAACGCGATCCTAACGTGCAAGTCGTCCCCGAACGCGACCAACATCGCCCGGCACGTCCGGACGAACGCATTCCCTTCACCTTAGTGGAAACCGAGGAGAACAACGCATGA
- the trpS gene encoding tryptophan--tRNA ligase, which translates to MSKPIVFSGAQPSGELTIGNYMGALRQWVQLQDEFDCIYCIVDLHAITVRQDAQQLRKATLDTLALYLACGIDPEKSTIFVQSHVPEHTQLSWVLNCYTYFGELSRMTQFKDKSTRYAENINAGLFSYPVLMAADILLYQTNQVPVGEDQKQHLELSRDVGQRFNALYGDVFKVPEPFIPKSGARVMSLQEPTKKMSKSDENRNNVIGLLEDPKAVTKKIKRAMTDSDEPPVIRYDVANKAGVSNLLDILSGVTGKSIAQLEAEFEGQMYGHLKGAVAEAVSDMLGDLQARYHRFRSDEAFLQQVMRDGAAKARARAQETLAKVYEAVGFVPYP; encoded by the coding sequence ATGAGTAAGCCCATCGTTTTCAGCGGCGCGCAGCCATCCGGTGAACTGACCATTGGTAACTACATGGGGGCATTGCGTCAATGGGTACAGTTGCAAGACGAGTTTGACTGTATCTACTGTATCGTTGATCTGCATGCCATCACGGTGCGCCAAGACGCGCAACAGCTGCGCAAGGCCACGCTGGATACGCTGGCGTTATACCTGGCCTGCGGTATCGATCCAGAGAAAAGTACCATTTTTGTTCAGTCCCATGTGCCGGAGCATACGCAACTGAGCTGGGTACTCAACTGTTATACCTATTTCGGCGAACTGAGCCGCATGACCCAGTTCAAAGATAAATCGACGCGCTATGCGGAGAACATCAACGCCGGTTTGTTCAGCTACCCGGTGTTGATGGCGGCAGATATCCTGCTGTACCAGACCAATCAGGTGCCGGTGGGGGAGGATCAGAAGCAGCATCTGGAACTGAGCCGTGACGTCGGCCAGCGTTTCAACGCCTTATATGGTGACGTGTTCAAGGTGCCAGAGCCGTTTATCCCGAAATCTGGCGCGCGCGTAATGTCGTTGCAGGAACCGACCAAGAAGATGTCCAAATCGGACGAAAACCGTAATAACGTGATCGGCCTGCTGGAAGACCCGAAAGCGGTCACCAAAAAAATCAAACGCGCGATGACTGATTCTGATGAGCCGCCAGTCATTCGTTATGACGTTGCAAACAAAGCGGGGGTTTCCAACCTGTTGGATATCCTGTCCGGTGTTACTGGCAAAAGTATTGCGCAACTGGAAGCCGAGTTTGAAGGCCAGATGTATGGTCACCTGAAGGGCGCGGTGGCTGAGGCCGTTTCCGACATGCTGGGTGATCTGCAGGCGCGTTATCACCGTTTCCGCAGTGATGAAGCTTTCCTGCAGCAGGTTATGCGTGATGGCGCCGCGAAGGCCCGTGCTCGTGCGCAGGAAACGTTGGCGAAAGTGTATGAAGCCGTGGGCTTTGTGCCATACCCGTAA
- the nirC gene encoding nitrite transporter NirC yields MFTDTINKCAANAARIVKLAKESPLGFWISSAMAGAYVGLGIILIFTLGNLVDPSIRPLVMGATFGIALTLVIIAGSELFTGHTMFLMLGVKAGTIKQSQMWAVLPQTWLGNLLGSVLVALMYYYGGGSLLPVDTSLIHTVALAKTTAPAEVLFFKGALCNWLVCLAIWMALRVEGAAKFIAIWWCLLAFIASGYEHSIANMTLFALSWFGHHSEAYTLNGIGHNLLWVTLGNMLSGAVFMGLGYWYATPRAQRPQVEKATARQTA; encoded by the coding sequence ATGTTTACCGACACCATCAACAAATGCGCTGCCAACGCAGCGCGCATCGTCAAACTGGCAAAAGAGAGTCCGCTTGGCTTCTGGATCAGCTCCGCCATGGCCGGGGCCTACGTTGGCCTTGGCATCATCCTGATTTTTACCCTTGGCAACCTGGTGGATCCTTCAATCCGCCCATTAGTGATGGGAGCCACTTTCGGCATCGCGCTGACGCTGGTGATCATCGCCGGTTCCGAACTGTTTACCGGCCACACCATGTTCCTGATGCTGGGCGTGAAAGCCGGTACCATCAAACAAAGCCAAATGTGGGCCGTTCTGCCGCAGACCTGGTTGGGTAATCTGCTGGGGTCAGTCCTGGTCGCGCTGATGTACTATTACGGCGGTGGCAGCCTGTTACCGGTAGACACGAGCCTGATCCATACCGTGGCGCTGGCGAAAACCACGGCTCCGGCCGAGGTGCTGTTCTTCAAGGGGGCGCTGTGTAACTGGCTGGTCTGCCTGGCAATCTGGATGGCGTTACGGGTTGAAGGTGCGGCAAAATTCATCGCTATCTGGTGGTGTTTGCTGGCGTTTATCGCTTCTGGCTACGAGCACTCTATTGCCAATATGACGCTGTTTGCGTTGTCTTGGTTCGGCCATCACAGCGAAGCCTATACCCTGAACGGCATCGGTCATAACCTGCTGTGGGTGACATTAGGCAATATGTTGTCCGGTGCCGTCTTTATGGGCCTCGGCTACTGGTATGCTACACCACGTGCCCAGCGCCCGCAGGTTGAGAAAGCTACCGCACGACAGACCGCATAA
- the cysG gene encoding siroheme synthase CysG: MDYLPIFCQLQHKACLLVGGGEVAERKARLLMEAGARLTVNALQFNAQFRIWADLGLLTLVEGEFHAELLAEKWLVIAATDNVEVNALIYQCANQQRIFCNVVDDPKRASFIMPSIIDRSPIMVAVSSGGRAPVLARLLREKLEAILPQHLGQLAQLAGTLRQRVKQQFASMGARRRFWEKLFAHDRLAQSLANNDTVLANQQVEQLFADRPEEQGEVVLVGAGPGDAGLLTLKGLQQIQQADVVVYDRLVSEEIMALVRRDAERIFVGKRAGYHCVPQEQINQILLEQAQRGLRVVRLKGGDPFIFGRGGEELETLAEANIPFSVVPGITAASGCSAYSGIPLTHRDHAQSVRLVTGHAKADGGLDWAQLAARQQTLVFYMGLTQAAEIQKQLIAHGMAASMPVALVENGTSTRQRVIEGELAQLGVLAAQAASPSLIIVGSVVSLRSKLNWFTSNCVAADLSKMA, from the coding sequence ATGGATTACTTACCGATTTTCTGCCAACTGCAACACAAAGCCTGCCTTCTGGTAGGCGGCGGGGAAGTCGCCGAACGTAAAGCTCGCCTATTGATGGAGGCTGGCGCACGGTTAACCGTCAACGCCCTCCAGTTCAATGCTCAATTCCGAATCTGGGCCGATCTTGGGCTGCTGACACTGGTAGAAGGTGAATTCCATGCCGAGTTACTGGCAGAGAAATGGTTGGTGATTGCTGCCACCGACAACGTGGAAGTGAATGCTTTGATCTACCAGTGTGCCAATCAACAACGGATCTTCTGCAACGTGGTGGATGACCCTAAACGCGCCAGCTTTATCATGCCTTCGATTATCGACCGTTCGCCCATTATGGTTGCCGTGTCTTCCGGGGGAAGGGCACCGGTGTTGGCCCGCCTACTGCGGGAAAAACTGGAAGCCATCCTGCCTCAGCATCTTGGCCAACTGGCCCAACTGGCCGGCACTTTGCGCCAGCGGGTAAAACAGCAGTTTGCCAGTATGGGTGCCCGACGCCGCTTCTGGGAAAAACTGTTCGCCCATGACAGGCTGGCACAGTCCCTGGCCAATAACGACACCGTGCTGGCCAACCAGCAGGTTGAACAGCTCTTTGCCGACCGGCCAGAAGAACAGGGCGAGGTAGTACTGGTTGGTGCCGGGCCAGGTGATGCCGGGCTATTGACACTGAAAGGCCTGCAACAGATCCAGCAGGCTGACGTGGTGGTTTACGATCGCCTGGTCTCAGAAGAGATCATGGCGCTGGTGCGCCGTGATGCCGAACGTATTTTTGTGGGCAAACGCGCGGGCTACCACTGCGTACCACAGGAGCAAATCAATCAGATCCTGCTGGAACAGGCTCAGCGCGGCCTGCGCGTCGTCAGGCTGAAAGGCGGCGATCCCTTTATCTTTGGCCGTGGCGGTGAAGAGCTGGAAACCCTGGCCGAAGCCAACATTCCCTTCTCGGTCGTTCCTGGGATTACTGCCGCATCAGGCTGCTCAGCCTACAGCGGGATCCCTCTCACCCATCGCGATCACGCCCAGAGCGTACGCTTGGTCACCGGGCACGCCAAGGCCGATGGTGGCCTGGATTGGGCGCAACTCGCCGCCAGACAGCAAACACTGGTGTTCTATATGGGGTTAACTCAGGCGGCAGAGATCCAGAAACAGTTAATAGCCCATGGGATGGCGGCCTCAATGCCCGTCGCCCTGGTTGAAAACGGTACGTCAACTCGCCAACGGGTTATTGAAGGTGAACTGGCACAGTTAGGCGTATTGGCCGCACAGGCCGCCAGCCCGAGCCTGATCATTGTAGGTAGCGTCGTCAGTCTGCGCAGCAAGCTGAACTGGTTTACCAGCAACTGCGTCGCGGCTGATCTCAGCAAGATGGCGTAA